A region of Arvicanthis niloticus isolate mArvNil1 chromosome 18, mArvNil1.pat.X, whole genome shotgun sequence DNA encodes the following proteins:
- the Palm3 gene encoding paralemmin-3 — translation MALQTPVLSPATPTVMAESALYRQRLEVIAEKRRLQEEIGAVRRELEEEKLRVERLKRKSLRERWLMDGVAEGTERPEEPASKDPQSPEGQAQARIRNLEDSLFSLQSQLQLLQSASTGAQHRPAGRPAWRREGPRPLSQPAMEAGPTGPTDVDKRTSLPDAPVGMSPESPSDPRKESIGVPPALRPSPEAIGTSSEANGPCPGHSPLPEQLSLEVSSVTKAKGDGAVEVVWAGLRATENSATGPTGVELEAKVEEVVLEAIGARQGTSSPELPTWVKEGRGVVEVVWEGLGGRDLDVTGESGRGAEALHTSSQRLQEQLEAETCRKEEGASRNSPEGIGEGGPGVEEGSFIWVERVALSEDWEEILMEGLEAPPGAGSAGEPEALMGEQPRGGEASWEVEKRDVEKVESREEKGKMEKLGAEREDGAAGLPDATQGKEEIEAERVEEGDSEGPFPAERATDEEKWEAKAKKDEEPLEVEKGGEGEPATTEMPLVAENKPEDSLAAERKESETPLDQEKDGEGSLNRESKTTEILLDGETGSEGSLDEEPKGSKKLLDREAGGSEPFSEVGETSGTKDDVSPEEQGNSSEGAECQAKDASQPGATLCVQEEPRSEEQGLQDAEKQEGSVEAASAPQPCTESKGPSGDATPLLTETPAPEQPVESQPLLHQEVSSTNPGDHPAPTYAPAQQLELAEAKEASGPKQKTCQCCVVM, via the exons ATGGCTCTGCAGACCCCGGTGTTGTCCCCGGCCACACCCAC GGTCATGGCGGAGAGCGCCCTCTATCGGCAGCGGCTGGAGGTCATCGCT GAGAAGCGGCGGCTGCAGGAGGAGATCGGCGCTGTGCGTCGCGAGCTGGAAGAGGAGAAACTCCGCGTGGAGCGGCTCAAG AGGAAATCTCTCCGAGAACGTTGGCTCATGGATGGGGTGGCTGAAGGGACAGAGCGGCCGGAGGAACCTGCCTCCAAGGACCCACAGTCGCCCGAGGGACAGGCCCAGGCTCGAATTCGCAACCTGGAAGACAGCTTGTTTTC CCTCCAGTCACAACTACAGCTGTTACAAAGTGCGTCCACAGGTGCCCAACACAGACCTGCCGGCAGGCCCGCCTGGCGCAGAGAG GGTCCCCGTCCTCTCTCTCAGCCTGCCATGGAGGCAGGTCCTACAG GCCCCACGGATGTGGACAAGAGAACTTCCCTGCCAGATGCTCCAGTGGGCATGTCTCCTGAGTCTCCTTCTGATCCCAGGAAGGAGTCCATTGGGGTTCCACCAGCCTTGAGGCCATCCCCTGAGGCTATAGGGACGTCTTCAGAAGCCAATGGCCCTTGCCCTGGGCACAGCCCCCTCCCAGAGCAGCTGAGTCTAGAGGTGTCGAGTGTCACTAAGGCCAAAGGAGATGGTGCGGTGGAGGTGGTTTGGGCTGGGCTTAGAGCCACTGAGAACAGTGCCACAGGCCCCACAGGTGTGGAGCTGGAGGCTAAGGTGGAAGAAGTGGTTCTGGAGGCCATTGGGGCCAGACAGGGCACCAGCAGCCCTGAGCTCCCCACTTGGGTGAAGGAGGGCAGGGGTGTGGTGGAAGTGGTCTGGGAAGGGCTGGGAGGCAGGGATCTTGATGTCACAGGGGAGTCAGGCAGGGGTGCAGAGGCCTTGCACACCAGTTCCCAGAGACTCCAGGAGCAACTTGAGGCTGAAACTTGCAGAAAAGAGGAAGGTGCTTCCAGAAATAGCCCTGAGGGTATTGGGGAGGGAGGCCCTGGAGTAGAGGAGGGATCCTTCATTTGGGTGGAGAGAGTAGCTCTCAGCGAAGACTGGGAGGAGATCTTAATGGAGGGTTTGGAAGCACCCCCGGGGGCAGGGTCTGCAGGAGAACCTGAGGCTTTGATGGGAGAACAGCCCAGAGGAGGTGAAGCATCCTGGGAGGTGGAGAAGAgagatgtggagaaagtggagagcagagaagagaagggaaagatggAAAAGCTCGGGGCAGAGAGGGAGGATGGAGCAGCTGGACTCCCTGATGCGACTCAGGGAAAAGAGGAAATCGAGGCAGAAAGGGTAGAGGAAGGAGACAGCGAGGGCCCCTTTCCAGCAGAGAGAGCAACAGATGAGGAAAAGTGGGAGGCGAAAGCCAAGAAAGATGAAGAGCCATTGGAAGTGGAAAAGGGAGGTGAGGGGGAGCCTGCCACCACTGAGATGCCATTGGTGGCAGAAAATAAGCCAGAGGACTCGTtggcagcagagagaaaagaaagtgagacGCCATTGGACCAGGAGAAAGATGGTGAGGGCTCAttgaacagagaatcaaaaacaaCTGAGATACTATTGGATGGGGAGACAGGAAGCGAGGGCTCATTGGATGAAGAACCTAAAGGAAGTAAGAAACtattggacagggaggcaggtGGCAGCGAGCCCTTCTCTGAGGTTGGCGAGACCTCAGGCACCAAGGACGATGTGAGTCCAGAAGAGCAAGGCAACTCCAGTGAAGGAGCGGAGTGTCAGGCGAAGGATGCCAGCCAGCCAGGAGCCACTCTTTGTGTCCAGGAGGAGCCCAGATCAGAGGAGCAAGGACTTCAAGACGCGGAGAAGCAAGAAGGCTCGGTAGAAGCAGCCAGTGCGCCTCAGCCCTGTACTGAGAGCAAGGGTCCCTCAGGGGATGCCACCCCGCTCCTAACTGAGACCCCAGCCCCGGAGCAGCCTGTGGAAAGCCAGCCACTGCTCCATCAAGAAGTGTCCAGCACCAACCCTGGTGACCATCCCGCGCCTACATATGCACCTGCCCAGCAGCTTGAGCTGGCTGAGGCCAAAGAAGCTAGTGGCCCCAAGCAAAAGACGTGCCAGTGTTGTGTGGTCATGTGA